TGCGCCCTCAGAGAGGAGCTGGAAATGGTGGGTCTGTTGTCAGTTCTCCCTTGGCCAGTCAGACGAGGGGAAGCTATCTCCCCAGACAACGTCTGACTTAGCCCTAAGGGGTTAATGTAATTTGGACTTGGTCTGTAGAATAGGTCTTTAGTGTTTATTACCCTTGGAGGTTTGCATTTGTAAATTTTAACTTGAGATGAGCACTTGACTTGAATTCATTTGTTTGATTTGCGGTTTGCGGAATATTGCGGTTTGAAAACACAATAAAGCCCCTTGGAATTATATGTGTTGTAGGATCAAAATAAAATGTGCCTGGCTAACATTGCATTGGCTTACTGTTGAGTAGGGCTGTTTTTAATGCCTCCCCTTTGTTTGGACCCACTAGTACAAGCAGTGGTGCTCGGCCATGGACCAGGGCAAAATCCCTTCGGAGATCAAAGCTCTTCTGACGGGCGACGATCAAAAGACGTCACAGAGCTCCAGCACCAAGACACCCAAAAACGGAAAGTACAGCGGCAATAACCAGAGCAAGTGTACCTAAACCAAATGAGTCGGGATCAAGTGTATCCTCCTCTATTATTGGTGGACATGAACTGTGTTGAGGGTCTAAGGCCAAATTTCCAGCTGCAGATCCCTTCCAGGGCGCAGTTACAGTCGTTCCAAGTGTGTTACTATTGCCTTACAAATGCACCCGCTCAGCTTACAAGTGACCCTATAGGTACAGTCAGAATTCATGAACACAGTGAGGGGTAACCCCATGCTGTCATGGTCATAATTGCGGTCCCATTTGATTAAATCCTTGTGTTTTTGCTCTTGTACTGTATATTTGAGATGCTCAGAGATGTTGCAGATGAATCGCTTTGTTATAACTTAAGGCCTTCATAGGGGGAGTACATTTGTTCAGTAATGCTGATCCTTGTTTCTTATTCATTGAGGACTAACATATTGCTCAGTGGGACATCTCCGGATTAACTTTTGACCATTTTGCATTCTTTGTTCTCAAACTCCTTTATACTTGCATATGGACTTCATTATTTTGCCGAAACATAGCTTGTTGTTGCGTAGTGCAGACATATGTAGGTCTGATGCAATTACTTTGGTGTTCGGAGATGTTTGCTTTGTAATGTGGCGGCAATAGAGgataatttgtttattttgtgaaaTAATTTCTGCGCTTTCCCCACCATTTTCTTGAGTATGAATGTCTGTCTTTAAAATTATTATGCATTgaaacatattttatttttgtacatatttatttgtatacCCTTGTAATATTTATGTGTTTGAGACCTTTCCAGATCTCCTTATCTTATTTCCTAACCAGTGTTTTGCACTTAACACTGCCCCCGTCATCCCCAAGCAAAGACTGAACAATCATCTATCTCTTGGAGTGGTCTTGCCCCCTAGAAAATCTAATAATTCTTGCTTTGGATAATGATATGCACTTTAAGTACCGCTTAGGTGGTCTGTGGGAAACAGAGTGGCTACAGTGGCTAATTTTGTCAGGTAGCCTATAAATGAAGGCTAATATTCTGTACAGTTTCATTCTTATTTGAGACATTATGGATAGCAAATATACATAAAAGCACTTTGATATTTTAGTTGTTGCTCATAACACTTaagaatattattattgttattaagaATTGCTGTAGTGTTTCTTTGATTTGAGGACCTCTATAGAATTGCTTTAACATTGTGTTATTCCTTTTTTCCAAGATAATTAAAGACAACATTTCAGTTGCATTTTATGCTTTAGGTATTGTGTAGACTACAATCAGTAGTTCATCAGATAAATCAGTAGGCCTCTACATTTTCCAGTCGAACTCTTcttacattttgttttatattgtattatgtTGAACATCTCGTGTAAAAGAAGTGATTGGGATTTGGTTTACTTTGTGTAACTTTGTGTTGGAAAAAGCCTAACGTGGACCGAAACAGAATGTGAAATGCTTTTCAAAATGTACATAAAAAGTATGTTGAAATGGGGGGGTAAAGGAGACATGAGCTAGAGTTAGAAACGTTGTTTTTAAGGAATTGTGGCTAAGTAATTGTAGTAAAGAACTGATTTGGTTAAGGCAAGTTGGGCTAGAAATACGCCTTGTGGTTAACCCGAGGAGGGTGAATCATGCTTTTCAGAACTCTCTTCTGATTGGATGCATCAGCTCTGTTATATGTGACTTAGATTATTACCCAATGCCATGAAAGTGCATTACAGACATTGTGTAATGATGGGTCATTTCCCATCTTTTGCGAACGCAAATTATCGGCAGGTGGTATGTCTGCACACACTGCTCATAGCAGTGGCCTCCCTACTCAAAACTACAAAACTCTTTTTATCAGATGTACACATGTTGAACAGAGTTAATTGTTGATTGTATTTTAGATGTGTCTATTTACTTTTATCTGCGGAACAGGAGATATTGCATATTTGTATGGGCAGAGATATATTTTTTATAGAAGCAGGGGTGGATTTTATCTTGGTGCCAGGAGTACAGattgtctatgtttgtgtaatGCTGGGAAATGTTAACATAAAAGTGGAAAGCTACGACATGGATTTACTGACATTAAAGAAATGAGCTACTGTAACTGGTGTTGTTTCTTTTATCATGAAATGATGTGATAACTCAAACATACTTTATTAAATGTTGATTGTGAACTAGGTTTGTGATTTGATTTTAAATGTTATATCAATTGGAATGGCAAATAAGACACATTTTCTGGCCTTGGAATTTATGAGCTCTCAGGAAAAGTCATCAGTAAACATTGCAGTGATCAGGTGATTGCGGCTGTGGTGGCAGTGTGTATAAAGTGTCATTATATCTCTTATGTTACACAAGTATATACTGTATTAACTCTGATGAAAatgttgtttgtctctctcatccACCTGTTCTCATATTCAAGGAAGATGTGTTCAGTCACACTTCcactttcttttctccctctcgtGTGTTCAGTAGCATTTCATGACTTATATGGAACATACAGGGTTCAGTGTTTTGTCTCGTGGGTGAAAGGGCTGCTGGCAAGATAATAAGAACAGCTATGGGGTAAGTCTGAATGGCCTTGTGTGGTATGAAGCACAGAGTTTGACCTCTGACGATATTTCAAAGCTGAAATGAGCCTGTGTGACTACCATCTTACATTTTTGATCCATAAAACTGATTAAGGTGACAGTTTTATAGTTTGTGTGGACCTATAGAATTACGTGTGGCCAATTTTATTTCAACAAAGTCTAATGCTTAGAACAAACATTTTGTTTCCAGTTGGACAGAATTGTCAAGGTCAGTGAAACCTATAACATTTGGAAAAGTCACTAAACTGCAACTGAAGACAAAACGTAAATGGCGAATGGAAAAAAACGCATAAAGTCTGTATTTGCTGCTGTTCACCATCAAATATAAAGAACacttttatttaattaaatcaCAATAGTTGACAATTTACTGGAACAAGACTCACAGATTATGAGCAACACTAAATGGTTGAAGGAGAATGTCACAGCCATCATAACAGACCAAAGAGAGGCGCAGATGATTTTCCCTCAGAATAAATTCCGTTCCGGAACTCAACCTAGTGCTACCCAGGTACGACTAGCTCATGCCCAATTCTATCTGGCACTCAGTGTAGTGCTTAGTAGGGCtaaacgattaattgcatttgcgataaaatcgcgatatgataaaacCCGATGTTCTAACATCTAACGTGCGCATTTACAACGTGgtctaaaatgttttaaaaaagtgcatgccttgtgtttatacttacaataacgttgtttaaattacttaaatgcacagtggcaaagccaccgatttgttgttcttgtttctgtaatgagcagttaaataaaaaatgtaaaatgtgggaaagaatattttacactaaatgtatctaatattgtgttggtcatatttaaatcattcattatgttttgttggggaaaaaaaggataaaataaaaaaattgcataataaatcgcaatcgcaatattggggaaatataatcgcaattagattattttcccaaatcgttcagccctagtgctTAGGTAAGTACACTGTCTTTCAGTCAATAAGCCAGATAAGAAATCAGTTTGCTAGCTAGACTTAACGTAATAAATATGCTGCCAAACATGTAacaaaaatgttattttttttccatgatATACATAGATGATAGTGGAATCATTTTCCTTGTTTGCCCTTAGTCTCCTGTAGGAGAGaatacacacagaacaaaatcaGCACCTAGTGTCACAGAAAGCAGGCCACAACATCCTTCCTGACAGTGGCCTTGCACATTGGTCACACAAGGTCATGGAACGTTGACAGGTGACTGCTGACCAGTAGTCAGAGAACATTACATTCAAATTCAGTAGCTCATAACAACATGTGGTAACAACATCACATTCAGAGAAAAATCTCAGTACATAGCTCAACATAGCTCTTTTTTACAGTTTGAAATCTTCCATCTCATTCATTGTACCGTATCTGTGTTTagcaggaggagagcagaaCTCACATGAATCAGGGACCTAAAATACGACATTAAAGACTAGAATATGTCTTCCATAGACTAGTGCAAGAAAGGCATTGATGCATAGACATTCTGATTAAATAGGACTGGGACTACAAACAATTCTCCTGGTCCTTCATAATGGTAATAGTACAATAAGGATGTCTGGGCTTGAAACATTACCCAGCAAATCATTTCCTACTAAAGGGTTAATGTCAACTACCTTAGTGATTGTAAATGACGATATTGCCACATTCATCTTCctgcaagcatacacacataccatgtACACGTACCAAAGTTTATGCAGGACATTATTATGATGACAGCAGGTATAGAGAGCATAGATCAGAGACCAACTACTAGCATGGATATTTGTTATAGGATGAGTTACAAGAGACTTTTCACATGATGCTACTTTGGCTAACATTGTGTCACTGTTACTACCTGCAGGGCATTAGCGAAATGGCCGAATCTAAGTTCTTACCATGTATGACAGAGAAGGCTATGGTGATAAAGTTTAAA
The sequence above is drawn from the Clupea harengus chromosome 16, Ch_v2.0.2, whole genome shotgun sequence genome and encodes:
- the crebl2 gene encoding cAMP-responsive element-binding protein-like 2, yielding MDDSKMMGGKIKKPGKRGRKPAKIDLKAKLERSRQSARECRARKKLRYQYLEELVSNKERAICALREELEMYKQWCSAMDQGKIPSEIKALLTGDDQKTSQSSSTKTPKNGKYSGNNQSKCT